One Sanguibacter keddieii DSM 10542 genomic window carries:
- a CDS encoding DUF2231 domain-containing protein encodes MIDDSLNHRLLPEEDSGTQDTPKRAAPDAAPGTSGDGGPHGDEHPHDDHRHNHDHMATPLLGVAHALEEAEVLDGPADLARPWAQWLTAEPVRRAALQGAWLGHKLHPVLSDLPVGFWSSATTLDLLQGEKSAKAADTLVALGIATAVPTALTGWADWGSAPKKTQRVGIVHAAANAAALTLYTASLIQRRRGKRTSGVVLGLVASGALGAGGFLGGHMAAPGS; translated from the coding sequence ATGATCGACGACTCTCTCAACCACCGCCTCCTCCCCGAAGAGGACAGCGGGACGCAGGACACCCCGAAGCGCGCAGCGCCCGACGCTGCTCCCGGCACATCGGGTGACGGCGGTCCGCACGGTGACGAGCACCCGCACGACGACCACCGGCACAACCACGACCACATGGCGACGCCGCTGCTCGGCGTCGCCCACGCGCTCGAGGAGGCCGAGGTCCTGGACGGCCCCGCCGACCTCGCCCGTCCGTGGGCGCAGTGGCTGACCGCCGAGCCGGTGAGGCGGGCCGCGCTGCAGGGAGCCTGGTTGGGGCACAAGCTGCACCCGGTGCTGTCCGACCTCCCGGTCGGGTTCTGGTCGTCGGCCACGACCCTCGACCTGCTGCAGGGCGAGAAGTCCGCGAAGGCGGCGGACACGCTCGTCGCCCTCGGTATCGCGACGGCCGTCCCGACGGCCCTGACCGGCTGGGCCGACTGGGGCTCGGCGCCCAAGAAGACGCAGCGCGTCGGCATCGTGCACGCGGCCGCCAACGCGGCGGCCCTCACCCTGTACACGGCGTCGCTCATCCAGCGCCGCCGCGGCAAGCGCACGTCCGGGGTGGTGCTCGGCCTGGTCGCCAGCGGTGCCCTCGGCGCCGGAGGCTTCCTCGGCGGCCACATGGCAGCCCCCGGCTCCTGA
- a CDS encoding sensor histidine kinase — MSGGSRSTGAPGPSRRPGSPWSSPWVLVPTVVGLVVAVVLLVAGNPQGLRFTVPLATVVGVAGVGLGLVALAVLMLRRALARARAAGAAQAREVERVAHRRFLDRLDHELKNPLTAIHAAAASVSATTTDDDRHSPVAVIDAQAARMGRLVGDLRKIAALDSQPIEQEPVDVEALAEDVVSAVQEELAVQGELAGQGAAGRDITVALPRVPWPLPPVRGDVDLLFVALYNVLSNAVKFSPEGARIELRGFEEEGAVVLEVADSGAGIPPDEVSFVWDELARGSNTRGVQGSGLGLAMVHAVVRRHGGQVQLSSRLGHGTSVRLRLPTARG, encoded by the coding sequence GTGAGCGGCGGGAGCAGGAGCACCGGGGCTCCCGGGCCGTCGCGCCGCCCGGGTTCGCCGTGGTCGAGCCCGTGGGTGCTGGTCCCGACGGTCGTCGGGCTGGTGGTCGCGGTCGTGCTGCTGGTGGCGGGCAACCCGCAGGGCCTGCGCTTCACGGTGCCGCTCGCGACCGTCGTCGGCGTGGCTGGTGTGGGTCTGGGCCTCGTCGCCCTCGCCGTGCTGATGCTCCGGCGGGCTCTCGCCCGTGCCCGGGCGGCGGGTGCGGCGCAGGCGCGCGAGGTCGAGCGCGTCGCGCACCGCCGGTTCCTCGACCGTCTCGACCACGAGCTGAAGAACCCGCTCACCGCGATCCACGCGGCCGCCGCGTCGGTGTCCGCGACCACCACGGACGACGACCGTCACTCGCCCGTCGCGGTCATCGACGCCCAGGCGGCCCGCATGGGGCGCCTGGTGGGCGACCTGCGCAAGATCGCAGCTCTCGACTCCCAGCCCATCGAGCAGGAGCCGGTGGACGTCGAGGCGCTGGCGGAGGACGTCGTGTCCGCGGTCCAGGAGGAGCTGGCTGTGCAGGGGGAGCTCGCGGGTCAGGGCGCCGCGGGCCGGGACATCACCGTCGCGCTCCCCCGTGTGCCGTGGCCGCTGCCGCCGGTGCGCGGTGACGTGGACCTGCTGTTCGTCGCGCTGTACAACGTGCTGTCGAACGCGGTGAAGTTCTCGCCCGAGGGTGCGCGCATCGAGCTGCGCGGCTTCGAGGAGGAGGGCGCGGTGGTCCTCGAGGTCGCCGACTCCGGCGCGGGGATCCCTCCCGACGAGGTCTCCTTCGTGTGGGACGAGCTCGCCCGCGGCTCGAACACCCGCGGCGTCCAGGGCTCCGGGCTCGGCCTGGCGATGGTCCACGCCGTCGTCCGCCGCCACGGCGGCCAGGTCCAGCTCTCCTCCCGCCTCGGCCACGGCACGAGCGTCCGCCTCAGACTCCCGACAGCGCGAGGGTGA
- a CDS encoding response regulator transcription factor: MTAPGAGAASAAVPGPDSTRPAVLLVDDEEAITGALAPFLERSGFEVRVAHDGQEALDTLDVWHADVVVSDVMMPRLDGRELVRRLRTRDDWTPVVLLTQVGESFERSAALDEGADDYLNKPFNPQELASRIRAVLRRSVGGEKPLSAADRLVSGDLLVDRTARRVFLAGAEVVLTPRASLLLDYLMTHPRELHTRERLLQALWGFDLVPSTRAVDHRVAEIRRVLHDDAGAPRYVETVPNLGYRFCGQVRRA; this comes from the coding sequence GTGACCGCGCCAGGCGCGGGTGCCGCGAGCGCCGCTGTCCCAGGGCCTGACAGCACCCGTCCCGCGGTCTTGCTCGTCGACGACGAGGAGGCCATCACCGGCGCCCTGGCCCCCTTCCTCGAGCGGTCCGGTTTCGAGGTTCGGGTCGCGCACGACGGGCAGGAGGCGCTCGACACCCTCGACGTGTGGCACGCCGACGTGGTGGTGTCCGACGTGATGATGCCGCGCCTCGACGGTCGCGAGCTGGTGCGGCGGCTGCGGACGCGGGACGACTGGACACCGGTGGTGCTGCTCACCCAGGTGGGCGAGTCCTTCGAGCGGTCGGCTGCCCTGGACGAAGGCGCGGACGACTACCTCAACAAGCCCTTCAACCCGCAGGAGCTCGCGTCGCGCATCCGGGCGGTGCTGCGACGGTCGGTCGGCGGGGAGAAGCCGCTGAGCGCCGCGGACAGGTTGGTGTCGGGCGACCTGCTCGTCGACAGGACCGCGCGGCGCGTGTTCCTCGCCGGTGCCGAGGTGGTCCTCACGCCGCGTGCGTCGTTGCTGCTGGACTACCTCATGACGCACCCCCGGGAGCTGCACACCCGCGAGCGCCTGCTGCAGGCGCTGTGGGGCTTCGACCTGGTGCCGAGCACCCGGGCGGTGGACCACCGCGTCGCGGAGATCCGCCGCGTGCTGCACGACGACGCCGGTGCCCCGCGGTACGTGGAGACGGTGCCGAACCTGGGCTACAGGTTCTGCGGTCAGGTGCGTCGGGCGTGA
- a CDS encoding ABC transporter ATP-binding protein, with translation MPAHAQTASPPPDVDPRSLAVSTRALRKTYRTRHGRHVAVQGLDLDVPIGGVHGFLGPNGSGKTTSIRMLLGLVRADSGTMSIFGQEVPQALPDVVGRVGAIVEQPKFFPTFTARKNLDLLAAAIGTPAVEVGKVLEAVGLDDRAKDRYKTYSLGMKQRLAIAATLLKDPDLLIFDEPTNGLDPAGIREIRTTMRGLADQGKTVLVSSHILAEVEQVADTVSIIGHGRLLASGRVEDIIAGTSTTVRVGIADPAAARTVLERAGLTVRTDHDALMVDGVDDPADITRRLAHDGLFVRELVSVKAGLEAVFLQLTAGEGPGTQAPPGPDGRPTRRSRRGGDR, from the coding sequence ATGCCTGCACACGCCCAGACCGCCAGCCCGCCGCCCGACGTGGACCCGCGGTCCCTCGCGGTGAGCACCCGGGCGCTGCGCAAGACCTACCGCACCCGCCACGGGCGCCACGTCGCGGTGCAGGGCCTCGACCTCGACGTGCCGATCGGTGGGGTGCACGGGTTCCTCGGCCCCAACGGGTCGGGCAAGACCACGTCCATCCGCATGCTGCTGGGCCTCGTGCGCGCCGACTCCGGCACCATGTCGATCTTCGGCCAGGAGGTCCCGCAGGCGCTGCCCGACGTGGTCGGCCGGGTCGGTGCGATCGTCGAGCAGCCCAAGTTCTTCCCCACCTTCACCGCGCGTAAGAACCTCGACCTGCTGGCCGCCGCGATCGGCACACCCGCCGTCGAGGTCGGCAAGGTGCTCGAGGCCGTCGGTCTCGACGACCGGGCCAAGGACCGCTACAAGACGTACTCCCTCGGCATGAAGCAGCGCCTGGCCATCGCCGCGACGCTGCTCAAGGACCCCGACCTGCTGATCTTCGACGAGCCCACCAACGGCCTCGACCCGGCCGGTATCCGGGAGATCCGCACGACCATGCGCGGCCTCGCCGACCAGGGCAAGACGGTCCTGGTGAGCAGCCACATCCTCGCCGAGGTCGAGCAGGTCGCCGACACGGTGTCGATCATCGGCCACGGTCGCCTGCTGGCCAGCGGCCGCGTCGAGGACATCATCGCCGGGACGTCGACCACGGTGCGTGTCGGCATCGCCGATCCCGCCGCCGCCCGCACGGTGCTCGAGCGGGCCGGTCTGACCGTCCGCACCGACCACGACGCGCTGATGGTCGACGGCGTCGACGACCCCGCCGACATCACGCGCCGCCTCGCCCACGACGGGCTGTTCGTCCGCGAGCTCGTCTCCGTCAAGGCAGGCCTCGAGGCCGTGTTCCTCCAGCTCACCGCCGGCGAGGGCCCCGGGACGCAGGCGCCACCAGGTCCGGACGGCAGACCGACCCGCCGCTCACGCCGAGGAGGAGACCGATGA
- a CDS encoding GmrSD restriction endonuclease domain-containing protein, with amino-acid sequence MRARLSSSRPRSSSPRRPLSLAGARRGTAAALLAALLLAGCSAEAAPTTPTEVAEPTATVEPTPEPTRELPAPQLAGPVDVVEVTTGATPQTALATVTLLEVKGRAPKTGYSRDNFGARWADVDRNGCDTRNDILARDLTALTYKDGTQECVVLTGTLDDRYSGTTIAFERGEKTSTAVQIDHVVALSDAWQKGAQAWDDEKRTAFANDPLNLWAADGPLNGQKGDGDTATWLPPNKAFRCEYVARQVGVKFTYGLWVTEAEQVAMASVLSTCPDQPLPEGSAVPELPAPEPEPTTEAPAPAPAPAPAPAPEPAPAPVPAVEPAPAPVVEEAPVVEAPPAPAPEPEPVPAAWSYKNCTEAREAGAAPVYEGTPGYGVHLDRDRDGIGCE; translated from the coding sequence ATGCGTGCCCGCCTGTCGTCATCACGACCCCGCTCCTCGTCTCCCCGCCGACCGCTGAGCCTCGCCGGCGCGCGCCGCGGCACCGCCGCCGCGCTGCTCGCGGCGCTGCTGCTCGCCGGCTGCTCGGCCGAGGCCGCACCCACCACGCCGACGGAGGTCGCGGAGCCGACGGCCACCGTCGAGCCGACGCCCGAGCCGACCCGGGAGCTCCCCGCGCCTCAGCTCGCCGGCCCCGTGGACGTCGTCGAGGTGACCACCGGCGCCACGCCGCAGACCGCCCTCGCGACGGTGACGCTCCTCGAGGTCAAGGGCCGCGCGCCGAAGACCGGCTACTCGCGTGACAACTTCGGCGCCCGGTGGGCGGACGTGGACCGCAACGGCTGCGACACCCGCAACGACATCCTGGCCCGCGACCTCACCGCGCTCACCTACAAGGACGGCACCCAGGAGTGCGTCGTGCTCACGGGCACCCTCGACGACCGCTACAGCGGCACGACGATCGCCTTCGAGCGCGGCGAGAAGACGTCGACCGCCGTGCAGATCGACCACGTGGTCGCGCTCTCGGACGCGTGGCAGAAGGGCGCCCAGGCCTGGGACGACGAGAAGCGCACCGCCTTCGCGAACGACCCGCTCAACCTGTGGGCTGCCGACGGTCCGCTCAACGGCCAGAAGGGCGACGGCGACACGGCGACGTGGCTGCCGCCGAACAAGGCGTTCCGCTGCGAGTACGTCGCCCGCCAGGTTGGCGTGAAGTTCACCTACGGCCTGTGGGTCACCGAGGCCGAGCAGGTCGCCATGGCCTCCGTGCTGAGCACCTGCCCCGACCAGCCGCTCCCCGAGGGCTCGGCCGTCCCGGAGCTGCCCGCACCGGAGCCCGAGCCGACCACCGAGGCGCCCGCCCCCGCACCCGCTCCTGCCCCGGCGCCCGCTCCCGAGCCCGCCCCGGCACCGGTCCCGGCCGTCGAGCCCGCCCCCGCGCCCGTCGTCGAGGAGGCCCCGGTCGTCGAGGCTCCCCCCGCACCCGCCCCGGAGCCCGAGCCCGTCCCGGCGGCCTGGTCCTACAAGAACTGCACCGAGGCCCGCGAGGCCGGGGCCGCCCCCGTCTACGAGGGCACCCCGGGCTACGGCGTCCACCTCGACCGCGACCGCGACGGCATCGGCTGCGAGTAG
- a CDS encoding LysR family transcriptional regulator, with translation MSADPVAALLPHLRLLVALGEVEHVTIAAAMLGVPQPTVSRTVRRLEQQIGAPLLEPDGRGVRLTPAARTLVPYAQRALDVLTDGLAAVETEGQRARTTVRIAFQTSLGEQLVPELIRTVRADDPTVRFVLSQGARSSCLDSLLEREADIALVSRLDPPPDGVRVVPLFEQELVLLVPEGHPAALAGGAAVVDLASEPLVTLKTGYGLRGSVDELFAEAGVLPSIAFEGEDLHTLTGLVAAGLGVAVAPRTTATPAGCVQVPLADARASRDIGAAVLPAPSSEVVVRVLDALRSLTGPGQADAGVDPGP, from the coding sequence ATGAGTGCTGACCCGGTCGCCGCCCTCCTCCCGCACCTGCGGCTCCTCGTCGCGCTCGGCGAGGTCGAGCACGTGACCATCGCCGCAGCGATGCTCGGCGTCCCCCAGCCCACCGTCAGCCGCACCGTCCGGCGCCTCGAGCAGCAGATCGGCGCCCCGCTCCTCGAGCCCGACGGCCGCGGCGTCCGCCTCACCCCCGCCGCCCGCACCCTCGTCCCCTACGCCCAGCGCGCCCTCGACGTCCTCACCGACGGCCTCGCAGCCGTCGAGACCGAGGGGCAGCGAGCCCGCACCACCGTACGCATCGCCTTCCAGACCTCCCTCGGCGAGCAGCTGGTCCCCGAGCTCATCCGCACCGTCCGCGCCGACGACCCGACCGTCCGCTTCGTGCTCAGCCAGGGGGCACGGAGCTCCTGCCTCGACTCGCTCCTCGAGCGAGAGGCCGACATCGCCCTCGTCTCCCGCCTCGACCCGCCACCCGACGGGGTCCGCGTCGTGCCGCTCTTCGAGCAGGAGCTCGTGCTCCTCGTCCCCGAAGGGCACCCGGCTGCGCTCGCGGGCGGTGCGGCCGTGGTCGACCTCGCGTCCGAGCCGCTCGTCACGCTCAAGACCGGGTACGGCCTGCGCGGATCGGTCGACGAGCTGTTCGCCGAGGCCGGGGTGCTGCCGTCGATCGCCTTCGAGGGCGAGGACCTGCACACCCTCACCGGGCTCGTCGCCGCCGGGCTGGGCGTCGCGGTCGCGCCGCGCACGACGGCCACGCCTGCCGGGTGCGTCCAGGTGCCGCTCGCCGACGCCCGTGCGAGCCGGGACATCGGCGCCGCGGTGCTGCCCGCGCCGTCGTCGGAGGTGGTGGTCCGGGTGCTCGACGCGCTGCGTTCGCTCACCGGACCAGGGCAGGCCGACGCCGGGGTCGATCCCGGTCCCTGA
- a CDS encoding glycoside hydrolase family 43 protein, producing the protein MTDSRTPDAPATSAAAADGTPDWAGYVMVHHDDATHQVHAMLSDGPDPTTWRALDGGAGILTSALGEQGLRDPHLLRSADGSRFYLIATDLDIRVTERPGVTGSFWDWLGRHGSRSINVWESADLMTWGPQRQVEVSPPSAGMAWAPKSVWDPAAEAYLVLWSARLYADDDPDHTGDGIHRLLGAHTTDFVTFTEPRDHGHPTRSVIDALVVRDGGFTDDDGDTDDDGTGWVRFVKDEAAGLVFSERSDDLHAPVWEPVSDSVTAGTETGIVEGPLAFRSFTDGEWYLWVDEYTGADRGYVPFHASSLTAERWEPVVDYTFPGKIKHGTVLPVTATEYARLVERV; encoded by the coding sequence GTGACCGACAGCCGCACCCCTGACGCCCCCGCCACCTCCGCCGCGGCCGCGGACGGCACCCCGGACTGGGCCGGGTACGTCATGGTCCACCACGACGACGCGACCCACCAGGTCCACGCGATGCTCTCCGACGGCCCTGATCCCACCACCTGGCGCGCCCTCGACGGCGGCGCCGGGATCCTCACCTCGGCCCTCGGCGAGCAGGGCCTGCGCGACCCGCACCTGCTGCGCTCGGCCGACGGCAGCCGCTTCTACCTCATCGCGACCGACCTCGACATCCGCGTCACCGAGCGCCCGGGTGTCACCGGCAGCTTCTGGGACTGGCTCGGACGGCACGGCAGCCGGTCGATCAACGTGTGGGAGTCGGCAGACCTCATGACGTGGGGCCCGCAGCGCCAGGTCGAGGTGTCCCCGCCGTCCGCGGGCATGGCGTGGGCACCCAAGTCCGTGTGGGACCCGGCGGCCGAGGCGTACCTCGTGCTGTGGTCCGCCCGGCTCTACGCCGACGACGACCCGGACCACACCGGCGACGGCATCCACCGCCTGCTCGGCGCCCACACCACCGACTTCGTGACCTTCACCGAGCCGCGAGACCACGGCCACCCGACCCGCTCCGTCATCGACGCGCTCGTCGTGCGCGACGGCGGTTTCACAGACGACGACGGCGACACGGACGACGACGGCACGGGCTGGGTGCGGTTCGTCAAGGACGAGGCCGCCGGCCTGGTGTTCTCCGAGCGCTCCGACGACCTCCACGCACCGGTCTGGGAGCCCGTGTCCGACAGCGTGACGGCCGGCACCGAGACCGGCATCGTCGAGGGGCCGCTGGCCTTCCGGTCCTTCACGGACGGCGAGTGGTACCTGTGGGTCGACGAGTACACCGGGGCCGACCGCGGCTACGTCCCCTTCCACGCGTCGTCCCTCACCGCCGAGCGCTGGGAACCGGTCGTGGACTACACCTTCCCCGGCAAGATCAAGCACGGCACGGTGCTGCCGGTGACGGCGACCGAGTACGCCCGGCTCGTCGAGCGCGTCTGA
- a CDS encoding OmpA family protein produces MTSISASTTLRGTSLALALAVLLTGCQGGSDTSADATSPFSATATATATPTDDPTSDASEEPSDDATATPTPTPSPSPSAPSTPVAAGYAAGEIPPVPLITIPDLSMLDASLSGFTHEITELVGDYPGLTIAPASCDASGTVREGAGNVLLYGDGSGVYTGPDGTTVNYGDGSGTYVIDGVSVTVYGDGSGVYSSDTVSVANYGDGAGVYSDETVSLSVYGDGSGTRTDETGTITNYGDGSGVYTGEDGVTINNYGDGSGIYTDGLITIQNDGQGTALVNGVPVDAEPLPPVPRMGVFPPMGTIEPIASCGTTITLSDAALFDFGKHTLRPESQQTLDSLAAALAETGAPVLQIGGHTDSISDDAFNQTLSEDRAQAVADGLVERGVTATLETTGYGETQPVAPETTADGADNPAGRQLNRRVEIFVPAF; encoded by the coding sequence ATGACCTCGATCTCGGCTTCGACGACCCTGCGCGGGACCTCCCTCGCACTCGCCCTCGCGGTGCTCCTCACCGGCTGCCAGGGCGGCTCCGACACCTCCGCGGACGCCACCTCGCCCTTCTCCGCCACCGCCACCGCCACCGCCACGCCGACCGACGACCCGACCTCGGACGCGAGCGAAGAGCCGTCCGACGACGCGACGGCGACCCCGACGCCCACCCCGTCGCCCTCCCCCTCCGCGCCGAGCACCCCGGTCGCCGCGGGATACGCGGCCGGCGAGATCCCGCCCGTCCCGCTCATCACCATCCCCGACCTGTCGATGCTCGACGCGTCGCTGTCCGGCTTCACGCACGAGATCACCGAGCTGGTGGGCGACTACCCCGGGCTGACGATCGCCCCGGCGTCCTGCGACGCGAGCGGGACCGTCCGCGAAGGTGCCGGCAACGTCCTGCTCTACGGCGACGGGTCTGGCGTGTACACGGGACCGGACGGCACCACGGTCAACTACGGCGACGGCTCCGGCACCTACGTCATCGACGGGGTCTCGGTCACCGTCTACGGCGACGGGTCGGGCGTGTACTCGAGCGACACCGTCTCGGTGGCCAACTACGGCGACGGCGCGGGCGTCTACTCCGACGAGACGGTCTCCCTCTCCGTCTACGGCGACGGCTCCGGCACCCGGACCGACGAGACGGGCACCATCACCAACTACGGCGACGGGTCCGGGGTCTACACCGGCGAGGACGGCGTCACCATCAACAACTACGGCGACGGCTCGGGCATCTACACCGACGGTCTCATCACCATCCAGAACGACGGCCAGGGCACCGCGCTCGTCAACGGCGTCCCGGTCGACGCGGAGCCGCTCCCACCCGTCCCCCGCATGGGCGTGTTCCCGCCGATGGGCACCATCGAGCCGATCGCCTCGTGCGGCACCACCATCACGCTGTCCGACGCGGCGCTCTTCGACTTCGGCAAGCACACCCTGCGGCCCGAGTCCCAGCAGACCCTCGACTCCCTCGCCGCGGCCCTCGCCGAGACGGGCGCCCCGGTGCTGCAGATCGGCGGGCACACCGACTCGATCAGCGACGACGCGTTCAACCAGACGCTCTCCGAGGACCGCGCCCAGGCCGTCGCCGACGGGCTCGTCGAGCGAGGTGTCACCGCGACCCTCGAGACCACCGGGTACGGCGAGACGCAGCCCGTGGCCCCCGAGACCACGGCCGACGGCGCCGACAACCCGGCCGGCCGCCAGCTCAACCGTCGCGTCGAGATCTTCGTCCCGGCGTTCTGA
- a CDS encoding DUF3060 domain-containing protein, with product MTPRPQPASATPPDGASRAHRGSLLVRAAAAAAGLALLTGCTVEVVDRREDTASPSSDEVSRDDDASSGTTTPGSTETTDDASEPESPDDAPGEPAEPADPTGGTTEPADDDSPTPVATPSAPTSTVSCADDGTLVLWQASQAVELTEDCDHVTVAASDVQLTARSITTLEIAAAGVVVHATEIESLSVAGAGNTVVWDEGSPSITDDGADNVLVAS from the coding sequence ATGACGCCCCGGCCCCAGCCCGCGAGCGCGACACCGCCGGACGGCGCGTCTCGCGCGCACCGAGGGTCGCTGCTCGTGCGCGCCGCGGCTGCGGCCGCGGGCCTCGCCCTCCTCACCGGGTGCACGGTCGAGGTCGTCGACCGCCGGGAGGACACGGCGAGCCCGTCGTCCGACGAGGTCAGCCGCGACGACGACGCCAGCAGCGGCACCACGACGCCTGGCAGCACGGAGACGACGGACGACGCGTCCGAGCCCGAGTCCCCAGACGACGCACCAGGAGAGCCGGCCGAGCCTGCTGACCCCACCGGCGGCACCACCGAGCCCGCCGACGACGACTCCCCCACCCCCGTAGCCACTCCCTCCGCCCCGACGAGCACGGTGAGCTGCGCCGACGACGGCACCCTGGTCCTCTGGCAGGCAAGCCAGGCAGTCGAGCTGACCGAGGACTGCGACCACGTGACGGTCGCCGCGTCCGACGTCCAGCTCACCGCACGGTCGATCACGACCCTGGAGATCGCGGCGGCGGGCGTCGTGGTCCACGCGACGGAGATCGAGAGCCTGTCGGTCGCGGGCGCCGGCAACACGGTCGTGTGGGACGAGGGCTCGCCGTCGATCACGGACGACGGCGCCGACAACGTCCTGGTGGCGTCGTGA
- a CDS encoding thioredoxin domain-containing protein produces the protein MWTPRTSRRARPLAVSALAMSLLLAGCSSDEQPRPSAVASADQTVAQQTPTAATTGAVTVTSTSVVLGDPDAPERVVVYSDLACPHCKVLHGFMADDIDRWAAGSDVAVELVTVDYLSPRTTHEFSLLGANLLALVAEDSPEAWPAVQSALYDLQPGSTTDSALTVDDLVAVAEDAGATLDDDASERLAQLAYSGWVESVTGSAAAAGVTSIPQVFVDGSQVSGESHEETAALVRAAVGG, from the coding sequence ATGTGGACGCCCCGTACCTCGCGCCGTGCCCGCCCCCTCGCCGTCTCCGCGCTGGCCATGAGCCTGCTGCTCGCCGGCTGCTCCTCGGACGAGCAGCCGCGCCCCTCGGCCGTCGCGTCGGCCGACCAGACGGTCGCCCAGCAGACGCCGACCGCCGCGACCACCGGGGCCGTCACCGTCACGAGCACCTCGGTGGTCCTCGGAGACCCCGACGCCCCCGAGCGCGTGGTGGTCTACTCCGACCTCGCCTGCCCGCACTGCAAGGTGCTGCACGGGTTCATGGCCGACGACATCGACCGCTGGGCGGCCGGCTCGGACGTCGCCGTGGAGCTCGTCACGGTCGACTACCTCAGCCCGCGGACCACCCACGAGTTCTCGCTGCTCGGCGCGAACCTCCTCGCCCTCGTCGCGGAGGACTCGCCCGAGGCGTGGCCGGCCGTGCAGTCCGCGCTCTACGACCTCCAGCCCGGGTCCACGACCGACTCGGCCCTGACGGTCGACGACCTCGTGGCGGTGGCGGAAGACGCCGGTGCCACACTCGACGACGACGCGTCCGAACGCCTCGCGCAGCTCGCCTACTCGGGCTGGGTCGAGTCCGTCACCGGGTCCGCGGCGGCGGCCGGCGTGACGAGCATCCCGCAGGTGTTCGTCGACGGGTCCCAGGTGAGCGGGGAGTCCCACGAGGAGACCGCGGCGCTGGTCCGGGCCGCGGTCGGCGGGTAG
- a CDS encoding ABC transporter permease, with product MMRLLKVELDRFFSRRSTQVALVGLLGMVLVALFATYQTSKPASEAEVAQATEWYEEQLVYWEENGKQEMADCLADEAAEQETNPDVDWGCKYLEPQLENYLQADRDLVDQAAGLVPAIGFATAFFAFVVGVSFVAAEFATGSMGSWLTFEPRRTRVFWSKTVAAGLGVVVPTILASVLVVAGSWGLFAAWGAADGVTAEVWSEVAVGGLRVLLLTVGFAVLGAALAMILRSTAAAIGLAVGYFVVVEGFLVQMVSGAQAWSLFQSFQAVLRGSSTYGVEDCTTTSSGVSCTWVERTVSLTHGAVELTVLLAVVLAVALVVFRRRDVS from the coding sequence ATGATGCGGCTGCTCAAGGTCGAGCTCGACCGGTTCTTCAGCCGACGCTCGACGCAGGTGGCCCTCGTCGGGCTGCTCGGGATGGTCCTGGTCGCGCTCTTCGCGACCTACCAGACGTCCAAGCCGGCCTCCGAGGCCGAGGTGGCCCAGGCCACCGAGTGGTACGAGGAGCAGCTCGTCTACTGGGAGGAGAACGGCAAGCAGGAGATGGCGGACTGCCTCGCGGACGAGGCTGCCGAGCAGGAGACGAACCCCGACGTCGACTGGGGCTGCAAGTACCTCGAGCCGCAGCTCGAGAACTACCTGCAGGCCGACCGGGACCTCGTGGACCAGGCCGCCGGGCTGGTGCCCGCGATCGGCTTCGCGACGGCGTTCTTCGCCTTCGTGGTCGGCGTGAGCTTCGTGGCGGCGGAGTTCGCCACCGGCTCGATGGGCAGCTGGCTCACCTTCGAGCCGCGCCGCACCCGGGTGTTCTGGTCCAAGACGGTCGCGGCCGGTCTGGGCGTCGTGGTCCCGACCATCCTCGCGTCCGTGCTCGTGGTGGCGGGGTCCTGGGGGCTCTTCGCCGCGTGGGGAGCTGCCGACGGCGTGACGGCCGAGGTCTGGTCCGAGGTCGCCGTGGGTGGCCTGCGGGTGCTGCTGCTCACCGTCGGCTTCGCGGTGCTCGGCGCTGCGCTCGCCATGATCCTGCGCAGCACCGCCGCGGCGATCGGGCTGGCCGTCGGGTACTTCGTGGTCGTCGAGGGCTTCCTCGTGCAGATGGTCTCCGGAGCCCAGGCCTGGAGCCTGTTCCAGAGCTTCCAGGCCGTGCTCCGCGGCAGCTCGACCTACGGCGTGGAGGACTGCACCACCACGTCGAGCGGGGTCTCCTGCACGTGGGTCGAGCGCACGGTGTCCCTCACCCACGGGGCCGTCGAGCTCACCGTCCTGCTGGCCGTGGTGCTGGCTGTGGCTCTCGTCGTCTTCCGCCGCCGAGACGTCTCCTGA